The sequence AATCATCAAATACGTTGGTTCTGTCAATACTCCTTTGTCGATGATTGTTATTGGTAACAGTTTGGGGAATATCACTTTTAGTAAAAAGATGTTGAACAAGGAAATTGGTTTGACGATTTTTTTACGTAATTTACTATTCCCAATCATCGCCATTTTTATTTTGCAAATATTGGGAGTGACTGGAATTGCCTTTTACACGACAATTGTCATGGCAGCTTGTCCAGTTGCTGGTTTAGTAGTTCTGTTTACCCTACAAGCACAGGGGGATGCCGCTCCAGCAATTTCTTTGATGAGTTTATCGACTATTTTGAGTTTAATTACGATTCCGTTAGTTTTTGCTTTAGGAAATATTTTGTAAATTATTCACCATGCTTTTTGCCACGAATCACGTGATCTGCATGTTGAAGCATTTCATTGATTACATCGAGAATATGAGGATCATCAAGACGGTAATAATTATATTTGCCGTCTTTTTTTGAACTAACGAGTTGATGTTGTTTCAAAATTGCTAGTTGATGGGAGACAACTGATTGTTCAATGTTTAATGTTTGGCTGATTTCATTGACGCTTAATGATTTTCTTTCCAAAAGTTTCAACATTTGTAAACGGTTGGGATTACTCAATAATTTGAAAATACGTTCTGACTCAACTAACTGTTCAGAATTGATACGATCTCTAATTTCTTTACTCATCTAACTCGGTCCTTTATCTATAATAACGTTATTATAGCAAATCTAGGAGATGGGTAATTAGACCACTGTCCCAAAACACGTATAAACCAATAGATAGATAACAAATTTTCATAGCTATTTCGCCATATTTTTTCATGATGAATTCGACCAATTTTGATTGAGAAATCAATTTGATGATGCAAACGATTAAAATGGTCAAAGAGCCGATAAACAGCAATGTAATCATAAAGTTGTCCAAAGTTTCCCTGGTCAAAACTGGCAAGAAAATCGATAAATTACAACCGGCACAAACAGATAAATAAGTGATCAAAACTGTCATAATGTCGGACTTATGTTCTAAATGTTCATTGTCGTCATCGTCATCATGTAAAGCTAAGTAAATTGGTAAAATTCCTAGTATTCCCAAAATCCACTCTGGTAAAAAGGTGGCGAGCGTTTTGCCAACAGTGAAACTGATGCTTAATAAAATTATGTTTCCTAAGAGATAACCGAGAATTACTTTAGATAATTTAAATTTCTTTAGTAAGAAAATTAGCATAAAGAAAAAATCGAGATTCACACTTAAAAAAGTTAATAATAATAACCAATAATTCATAATTTAGCTTCTTTCATATGTTATTCATAACATATGTTAATAATAACATATGTATTGTGCGTGATACATTGTAAATAATTAGAAAAAGTGATTCAATTATTAAAAATGAGGTGATTAAAATGTTAACTGATGGACATACGCACACCCAATTCTGCCCTCATGGTAGCGGTCAAGATGCTGAATTGATGATCCAACGGGCAATTAAATTAGGTTTCAAAAAGTATTGTATTACCGAGCATGCGCCTTTGCCACCAGATTTTAAAAACGAATACGCAGGAACTAAAGAGGGACTGACCGAAGCTTCAATGGCAAACTCTGACTTGGAAAAATATTTTCAAGAAATGACTCGTTTGCAAAAGAAATACCAATCTGAAATTAAAATTACGATTGGTTTTGAAGTGGATTATTTGCCGGGCTTTGAAGACTGGACCAAAGATTTTTTGGATGAATATGGCCCTAGAACTCAAGAAAATATTTTGTCAGTTCACTTTATGCGAGGAACTGACCAGAAATTGTGGTGCGTTGATTTTGGCGTAAATGATTTTCAACAAGGATTCAAAAGCTTATTGGAGCAGTCTCAAGACGTCTTTACCCGTTATTTTCAAACAGTTAGAAATTCTGTTCAGGCAGATTTGGGGATTTATCGTCCAATCAGAATCGGTCACATGAGCTTAGTTAGAAAGTATCAAGACTATTTCCATTTACCAAATCAATATGACGAGAAGAATCTATTGTTGATTGACGAAATTTTACAAGATATTAAACAACAAAATCGACAATTGGATTTAAATTTGGCCGGATTATATAAACCTTTTTGCAATGATTTTTATCCAGGGCAATCGATTTTAACTCGTGCCCAAAAGTTAGACATACCGCTAATTTATGGTTCCGATGCTCACGATATTTTGTCAGTTGGTCGGGGTTATCATTTAGTGAAAATGTTAAATTAAGCTTGACAAATTAAAAATCAGCTTATATCATTAAAAACAATTTAAATATTATTTAATAATTCTAATTTAAATTTAATTTAATGATAAAAATAATGATTAGGAAAAGTAATTGATCCAACCTTCACAGAGAGTTCTTGATAGTGGAAAAAGAACATGGTGATTGATGAACCCACACCTAGGAATTGCAGGGCTGAACTAAGTAGGCTTTGCCGATCGGTTTCGTTATCCGAGTTGACTCAGCCAACGTGAGGTTTAATCCGCAAGGGTTAGACGAAATGAGGTGGAACCGCGCAAATTACGTCCTCTTAGCAATTTATTTTGCTAAGGGGATTTTTTTATCTATTTTTTTATATTAGGGGAGGTCAAGAAAATGAAAAACAATTTATTACCATTGGGAACTCGAGATGAATTTGGGGTTCGTTCTGAAGAAAAGCAACGCATTATTGGGATAATTCAACGACATTTTAAGAGCTTAGGTTTTGCAAGAATTTCTACACCGATTATTGAGAAACAAGCTGTTTTTCAGCCTTATCAATTAATTGATTCGAAGATGTATCGTCTGCTGGATCAAGAAGGTGACACGATTGTTTTAAGGTCCGACTTGACCTTGCCGATAGCGAGATTTCTCAGTTCAACAAGTATTCCTTTGCCACAAAAATTTTGTTATGTAGGAGATATATTTCGTCTTAGTCGCAGTCTTTCCGGTTCCTACAATCAGCTGACACAAGCTGGGATTGAATTGGTCGGTTATCGGTCAACTAAAGCTGAATTGGAATGCTTGAGTAACATTTATGATTTAAGCCAAGAAATTTTAGATGAGCAAGTAACGATTGAATTAGGATATGCCGATTTTGCCAAAATTTTTCTCGATATTTTCACTGATGATGCTGAATTGAGAAAACAAATCGCCCAAGCACTCTTTGATAAAAAGATAACTGAATATGAACGATTGATAATACCTTTTAAAACTCAAAATTTATATCCTTTGTTAAAAAGATGGCCACGACTTTTCGGAGAACCGGATGATATTTTTCAAGAATTGAATGGATATGATTTGCCTAATTCAGTGACTGTACGATTGGAAAAAATTAAAAAAGTCGTTTCCCTAGTCAGACAAGTTCGTCCCCATCAACAACTAGTTATTGATTTGAGCAGTCGTGCTCCCCAACAGTATTACACCGGGTTGACCTTTCGAGGATTTGCCAAAAGTGGTGAAGATTATATTTTCAGCGGCGGCCGTTACGATAATTTATTAGCCAATTTTCAAGCTCAAAATGAACCAGCGGTCGGTATGGGAATCGACATCGATTTATTAACAGATTTATGTGTAAAGAAAATCAATCGTTTGCCAAAAATTTTAGTTTTTAGTTCGATTGAGAATTGGTCAAAAGCACAAGCATTAGTCCAAAAATTGCCGAATGCAACTTTGTCTTTAAGTGATACAAAAGCTGATGCCATAAAAGAAGCTCAAAGAACTCAAGCCAAAATAATCGATATTGAGGAGGATGAAAATGAATTTGAAGATAGCTTTAACTAAAGGTCGCGTTGAAAAACAAGTTATTCCGTTATTAGAAAAAGCCGGAATTGATTGTACGCAACTACGAAATAAGAAAAGACGTTTGATATTTAAATCTACTTCTCAACCATTTGAATTTATTTTGGCTAAAGGTCCAGATGTCACAACATTTTTGGAGCGTGGAGTCGTTGATATTGGTATCGTCGGTAGTGATATTTTGACGGAACATCGTAATAGCCAATACGAATTACTAGATTTAAGGACAGGTCAGTGTCAATTTGTTTTAGCTTCAACTGAGGATTTTGATCCAGATGAACCTAAAAGAAAGATTATTGGAACCAAATATCCTAATATCACCAAAGATTATTTCGATAGTCTTGGCCAAGATGTTGAAATAATCAAGATTGAAGGATCGGTTGAATTAGCACCTTTGATTGGTCTGACCGATGCCATCGTTGATATTACCGAAACAGGGACGACCCTTCGTGAGAATAATTTAAAAGTTTTTGATTATCTGAATAAAGTTTCTACACGAGTAGTTGTCAATCGAATGGCTTTGAAACAACGTCCCCAAGAAATTTTTGAATTTATAGATCAACTAAAAAAAGTTGTTACTGAAGAAAAAGAGGTAGGTAAGAATGAAAATTTATCAAAAGAGCTTAAATGAATTAGAACAAATCGTTCAAAACAAAACACGTCAATTAACTGATCCAAGAGTTGAGCAAACTGTCAGTCAGATTATTGAACAGGTTGCTGAAAATGGTGATGCGGCAGTGCGTAATTATGAAGAAAAATTTGATCAGGTGAAATTAACAGATTTTAAATTGGATCAAGCAGTTATTGATAAGGCTTACGAAAATTTAGATGAAAATGTCAAAAAAGCTCTACTACTGGCAAAGAAAAATATCACAAGTTTTCACCAAAAAGAAATCAATAAAGGTTTCATTGATGCTGAACAAATTGGGGTTTTGAGAGGACAAAAATTACTTCCTTTAGAAAAAGTTGGCTTATACGTTCCTGGTGGTACGGCTGCTTATCCTTCAACAATTTTAATGAGTGCTCTACCTGCTAAGATTGCTGGTGTAAAAGAAATAGTCATGGTTACACCTCCAAAAAAAGATGGTATTTCCAGGGCAGTTTTGGCTGCTGCCAAGATTGCTGGAATCGATTCGATTTATCAAGTTGGTGGTGCTCAAGCGATTGCTGCCTTGGCTTTTGGAACAGAGACGATTCCACGCGTTGACAAGATTGTTGGTCCTGGAAATATTTTTGTTGCTACTGCTAAGAAACAAGTTTTTGGTCAAGTAGCTATTGATATGGTAGCTGGACCTTCAGAAATTGGCATTATCGCCGACGACCAGGCTGACCCTAAACAATTAGCAGCCGATTTATTATCTCAAGCAGAACATGATAAGTTAGCCCGCCCCATCTTAGTTACTGACAGTGAAAAATTGGCTCAAGCTGTCAGTCAAAATGTAGATTTACAATTAAAGACTTTGCCACGTCAAGAAATAGCTCAAGCTTCAGTTTTGAATAAAGGTTTCATCGCTATCGTTAAAAATCCAGATGACATGTTTACCTTAATGAATTTGATCGCTCCGGAGCACTTGGAAATCCAATTGGAAAATCCAACTCAATACCTAAATCAAATTAAAAATGCTGGATCAGTTTTCTTAGGAAAATATGCATCTGAACCCTTGGGGGATTACGTTGCTGGTCCTAACCACATCTTACCGACAGGTGGTACTGCTAGGTTTTCATCGCCATTGGGTGTTTATGATTTTGTTAAACGAACTTCATTTATTCAATATACGAAACCAGCTCTAGCCAAAGAAGCTAAAGCCATCACGACATTGGCGCGAGTAGAGGGTTTGGAAGCACATGCTCGAGCTATTGAGTCAAGATTTGATAAATACTACGAATAAGAGGGAATAAGGATGAGACAAGCAACAATTGAACGCAATACTAAGGAAACACAAATTAAGATGACTTTAAACTTGGATGACCAGAGCCAAGTCGATATCGATACTGGAATCGGTTTTTTGAACCACATGCTGAATCTCTTTGCTAAACACGGTCGTTTTGGATTGGTAGTGAAAGTTAACGGTGATTTAGATGTTGACCCTCATCATACGACTGAAGATACCGGAATTGTTTTAGGCGAGTGTATCAAACAGGCATTAGGTAAAAAAGTGGGTATCGAAAGATTTGGAACCCAATTCGTACCAATGGATGAAACTTTAGGACAAGTCAGTTTGGATCTCAGTGGCCGTTCATATTTAGTCTTTGATGCTTTATTTGAAAATCCTCGTTTGGGTGGATTAGATACCGAAACTGTGGAAGATTTCTTTCAAGCAGTAGCTTTTAGTGCCGAAATGAACTTACATGCAAGAATTCTTTACGGTCGAAATACTCACCACAAGGTTGAAAGTTTATTTAAGGCCTTCGGCCGAGCATTACGTCAAGCTGTAACAATTAATCCAGAAATTATTGGCGTCAATTCTACGAAGGGTGTGATCTGATGTTTGCAATTGTCGATTACGATACTGGCAATACCCGAAATCTAAAAAAAGCCTTAGATTATTTAAATATTGAAAATCAATTGACTGCAGATGAACAAACCATTCTTGATGCACAAGCAGTTATTTTACCTGGTGTTGGAGCCTTTAAACCGGCTATGCAGGCCTTAGAAAATCGCAATTTAGTAGCAGTTTTGCAACAAGTTAAAAAAAATAAAATTCCTATTTTAGGAATTTGTCTAGGGATGCAATTGTTGTTTGAATCAAGTGAAGAATACGGTTATACCAAGGGCTTGGGCTTAATCAAAGGAAATGTCAAAGCAATTCCCAAGCGACAACTGAAAATACCACAAATGGGCTGGAATCAAAATCAGACTTTCATTAAAACTAGTTTTCCGATTGATCAGCAATATACGTATTTTGTGCATTCTTATTACGCCGACTGTCCATTAGAAAATATTGTTGCAGGGGTGGATTATGGGCAATTGATCCCTAGCTTGGTTCAAAATAATAGAGTTATTGGGATGCAATTTCATCCTGAAAAGAGTGGTCGAGTTGGTCTAAATTTATTGAAAAATTTTCAAAGGATGGTGATTGAAGATGATTTTTCCAGCAATTGATTTAAAGAATGGTCAAAGTGTGCGCTTATATCAAGGTGATTATCAAGCGGTGACAACAATCAATGAAGAGCCAATCCAACAAGCACTTGAAATTAATAAAGCTGGCATCAAGCAATTACATCTCGTTGACTTAGATGGTGCAAAAAGTGGCCAACCAGAAAATTTGCCAATGATTAAACAAATTCGCCAAAATTTTAGAGGTTTTTTGGAACTAGGCGGTGGCATTAGAACCTATCAAATTGCCCAACAATATCTTAATTTAGGTATTGATCGTATCGTAATCGGTTCAGCCGCTTTGAAAAATCCACAATTGGTCAAACAATTATTGGATGACTTTGGTAGTCAAAAAATCGCTATCGGAATTGATGGTAAAAATGGACAAGTTGCCACCGAAGGTTGGCTAGAGCAATCAGATGTGAAGATGACTAGTCTAATTTCTAAAATGAATGAGTTTGGCGCTGAAAATTTTATCGTCACTGACGTCAGCCGAGATGGTGCCATGCAAGGTCCTAATCTAGATTTATTAACTAATTTGAGAGAAGAAATTCCGCAAGTTAATTTAATTGCCAGTGGAGGAATTCGTAATGTTGAAGATTTAAAGGCTTTGCAAAAAATGGGAATAGAAGAGAGCATTATTGGCAAGGCGTTATTTGAAAAAACAATTTCTCTTTCGCAAATTTTGGAGGTGGAAGAATGTTAGCTAAAAGAATTATTCCCTGTCTTGATGTCGATAATGGTCGTGTCAAAAAAGGAGTTAATTTTGTCAATTTAACTGATGTTGGTGATCCCGTTGCAATTGCAGCTGAATATCAAAAGCAAGGTGCAGATGAATTAGTCTTTCTAGATATTTCGGCAACGAACCAAAGGAGAAAAACAACGATTAATATGGTAGAAAAAGTTTCTCGTCAAGTTTTCATGCCTTTAACTATTGGTGGAGGAATTAAGTCAGTAGCAGATATGGACCGACTACTAAAGGCTGGAGCAGACAAAATTGCTATTAATTCTGCCGCAGTCGCTAATCCCGAGTTGATCAGTCAAGGAGCCCAAAAATTTGGCAATCAATGTATTGTTGTAGCTATCGATGTCAAAAAAGATGCCGGTCAGTATTTCGTCTATGTGAACGGTGGACGTAAAAAAACTAATTTAGATGCCATCTCCTGGGCCAAAAAGGTTGTTGAACTGGGAGCGGGTGAATTGTTGATTACGAGTATGGATCAAGATGGTACAAAGGATGGATTTGATATCAAATTGTATCAAAGCATCAATCAAGTAGTCGATGTGCCAATCATTGCTTCAGGTGGTGCAGGTAATGTCAGTGATTTCAGTCAGGCATTTTTAGAGGCAAATGTCGATGGAGCTTTAGCAGCTTCAGTTTTTCATTTTGGTGAATTAACAATTGCGGACGTGAAACAATTCGTTAAATCCAAAGGGGTGGTCGTCAGATGATACAACCAGATTTTTCAAAAGGACTTTTAACAACAGTCGTAACAGATGCAACGACTAAAGATGTTTTGATGGTTGCTTGGATGAGTCAAGAAAGTTATCAAAAAACTCTAACTAGTGGTCAGACGTGGTTTTGGTCACGTTCTAGAAAATGTTTATGGCATAAGGGTGAAACTAGTGGCAATACCCAAGATGTTGTCAGTTTAACGTTGGATTGTGATTTAGATACATTATTAGTTTCGGTGAATCCACATGGCCCAGCTTGTCATACCGGTAATCGAACTTGTTTTTTCAATTCTGTGAAAGAAGGCTAATTATGCAAAATTTAGATGAATTATATAACTTAATAAAGGAACGTCAAACAAATCCTAAGAAAGGTTCTTATACTGATTATTTATTTTCTGAAGGTTTGGATAAAATTTTAAAAAAAGTCGGAGAAGAATCAACCGAAGTAATCGTTGCGGCCAAAAATCCGGGGAAGCCCCGTGGTGATGGAGAACTCGTCTATGAGTCAGCTGATTTGTTGTATCACCTGTGTGTATTGTGGGCACAACAAGGCATTACTTTTGATCAAATAAAAAAAGAGTTGGCTCAAAGAGAAGGCTTGATGAGTCAATTTAAAGACCGTCCTGAAATCAAAGATTTGTAAGAGGTTATAAATATGAAGAAAATAATTCAAGAATTGAATCCCTATGTTCCAGAAAAGCCGTTGCAACAATTACAAGATGAATTAGGTTTGAAAAAAATTGTTCGCTTATCAGCTAATGAGAATCCTTATGGGACTTCACCTAAAGTTAAACGAGCTATTTTAGATTGGGACTATGATTTAAGCAATCGTTATCCTGATAGTTCAGCTCAAGAATTACGTGATTTAGTGGCTGAAAAATTTACTCTAGATCCTAGTCAAATTGTTTTTGGAGTCGGTTTAGATGAGGTCATCGTCATGTTGTCACGAGTCTTTTTACAACCTGGCGATGAAGAACTCGTCAGTGTACCAAATTTTTCTGAATATGCCTTACATGCAGAAATTGAAGAAGCAGTTATTAAAGAGGTCGCTACTAAGAAAAATGGTCAAATAAATTTTACGGCCTTGTTAGAGAATATTACCGATAAAACGAAATTGATCTGGTTGTGCAATCCGAATAATCCAACTGGTACTTTGGAAACTGTTGCATCAATCGAAAAATTTGTTCAGCAAGTACCTAAAGAAACGATGGTTTTAGTTGATGAAGCCTATATCGATTTTGTGACTGAACAAGAACCAGCTACGGCCATGGATCTAACGAAGAAATATCCTAATATCGTTGTTATGCGTACTTTTTCTAAGGCGTATGGACTAGCTAACTTTCGAGTAGGTTATGCAGTCTTTTCAAATCAAATTGCTGGTGAAGTACAAAAAGTTCGTTTGCCTTATAATGTTAGTTCGATTGCCCAAACAGCAGCGATTGCAGCCTTTAAGGATCAAAATTTTGTTGATCAAGTTGTTGCTAAAAATGCACTTGAACGGACAAAATATGAAGATTTTTTCCAGAAATTAGATTTGAAATTTTATCACAGTCAGGCAAACTTTGTTTTCTTTGAAACAGCTGCAGCTCATGAATTAGCCCAAGTTTTATTAGAAAATGGATATTTAATTAGGACCGGTTTACGTCCTAACTGGTTACGCTTGTCTATTGGTACTCCAAAGGATAATCTCAAAATACAAAAAATCATGGCGGACTTTTTTGACTCTGTTTTAAATTAGATTACTGCTGGATGCTGTTCTTTGTGAAATTATAATTAATTTCGATTTGTTAAAGACATCACTTTTAGAATACGCTATCATAAATATATAGAATAAAAATAATGAAGTGGGTGTCATTATGAATGTTGCTTTGATCGTAACAATCGTATTAGTTATGGCAGTAGTTTTTGTAAATGGTTGGACTGATGCGCCCAATGCTATTGCTACGGCAGTATCGACTAGAGTATTACGACCTAATGTTGCAATCTATATTGCAGTGGTAATGAATTTTTTAGGTGCTTTAGTAATGACTATTTTTAATGCTCAAGTCGCAGAAACAATCAGTAATATTGTCAGTTTTGATGGTGCAGGCAATACTAGTCAAATTGCTCTTGCGGCTTCTTTATTTGCCATCGTTACTTGGGCAGTGGCTGCTTGGTGGTTTGGAATCCCAACGAGTGAATCGCATGCCTTGATCGCGGGGTTAACTGGAGCAGCAATGGCTCTGGGTGGTCTTGATGCTGTCAATATAAATGAGTGGTGGAAAGTTATTATTGGATTGATTGTCTCAACTGTTTTTGGTCTTGGCGGAGGGTATGTCATTACTAAAATAGTTATTTGGATATTTAGACCAATTAATCGTCTGATTGCTAATAAATTTTTTACTTTTGGACAGGCAATTAGTGCGATGGCAATGGCTTTTCTACACGGTGCTCAGGATGGTCAAAAATTCATGGGTGTTTTCATGCTGACACTTTACTATAACGGTTTAGTCGACAAAACAGCTGGCGGTTTTACGATACCCATTTGGGTTATGATTTTGTGTTCAGTTACGATGGGAGTTGGAACTTCCGTTGGTGGGATGCGTATCATCAAATCCGTTGGGATGGACATGGTCAAATTGGAGAAATTTCAAGGATTTTCAGCTGACTTAGGTGCAGCGATAACTTTATTCTTCTCGTCATTATTTGGAATTCCTGTCTCGACTACGCATACGAAGACAACTGCCATTATGGGAGCGGGTGCTGCCAAAAGATTGTCTTCTGTCGATTGGAGCATTGTAAGAGATATGGTTTGGGCTTGGGTGTTAACTTTTCCCGGCTGTGGTTTGATAGCTTACTTTATGTCAAAATTATTTATGGCAATTTTCTAGGGGGCAAACGAAATGGTTTTTAAAAAGAAGAAGTTTGATTTTTTTGTTGCGATGGAGCACATGTCTAGTGATGCATTAAAATCCAGTGAATTGCTCAATGAAATCATAAATGATTTTGATTCAGAGAAATTAGTGAAGCAGAGTCAAAAAATTCATGAAATTGAAACTGATGGCGATGCTGATGTTAAGGAGATTATGCAAGAACTCTATGTAGCATTCATCACACCAATAGATCGTGAGGATATCGTTCAATTAGTAGATAAATTAGATAACATCATTGATGGTATTAATGGATTGACGTATGAATTTCACTATCTCAATGTTCAAGAATTACGTCCACATACTGAAGAATTTATGGATTTAATTTGTCAGGCAGTTAAAGCTGTTCAACAATCAGTTAAGGAATTTTCTCATTATAAGAATTCTAAGACCTTGCAAAAAAATGTTGATCAAGCCAATCATATTGAATCATTAGGCGATAATCTTTATACGAAAGAATTAAGTAGTTTGTTTAGGGAAGAAAATATTGATCCTATTGATATAATTCGTTGGCAAAAAGTCTATGCTGGTTTCGAAAAAGTTTTAGATGCTTGTGAAGATTGTGCTGATGTTATTACGGGATTGGTTATTAAAAATAGTTAAAATAAAAAATCGTATCGAATATAATTTACATTTTCGATACGATTTTTTGTTCTTTAAATATTTAAATATTTACTTTCAACATAGTAACCGTCTTTTAACTCGGCCCAAACACTGTAATTATCAAGTTGAACTAATTGTTTAACAAAAACGTTTTGACCACCTTGATAACGTTGATTATCCATGTCACCATAAGGAGTTTTCCAAGCTGTGATGTATTGGTCACGATAATACATTACTTTAACGGATTTGTTGATTGGCATACTGTCGATTACTGAATAAGTGTAACTAATGTTTTCGGCAGATTGAGCAAGCGGACTATTTAACATTTCTTGACGAGGAGATGTTTGCTTGATGATTTTAGTTGCAATACTTTCAGTACTAGGTACCCAAGTATTACCACCTAAGTTGTACCAGATCGTTCCATTATAAGTTTCTTGAACAGCACGGTAGACTTTCCAGGATGTTCCATAAGGCAAAGTCTTTTCTAAAGGCACTTTATTGAGCGGTTGATTGAAGACCTTGACATTATCAGAAGTTTCCACAAATAAGTCTTTGTTAGTTCGATACTCTTTAATAGGAAGAACGTTGTAAATGTATTCTTGTTCTTGAACCTTAGATGTGAATTGACCATTAGCTTTTTTCGGCGAGTGAACCAAGAAATGATTGGCTTCTTCCAAAGGTTCCGTGTCGAATTCTCGATTAAGATCACCAACTAAATACTGTGGGTCGGCAATCAGTTTACCTTCAGTATTACGATGATAAACAATGACTGGTGCGGAAAGTTGGTTGGCGTAAACTAGATAGATTCCGTCAGAGTTGGGGATGAAGGTTTGTTGGAAGTTAGTTACTGAAGACAAAACATATCCAGGTATTTCTTGCCAAGGAATGTCTAATTTATCTAAATAGTGACCTTTGATTGTGACCGTTTTGGCAATGTCTTTACCTAAAGAATTGACATAGTGGACCTTGATCTCAACATCATCGCGGGTTAATTTTTTTACTTTTGGTGATAATACATCATTTTCCATAGTCTTTTCCCCGTTATGGGAAAAGTGGTGTTGGCGAGTTTTCTTTCCCATAATAATTCCCTTCTAACATTAAATTATTGTCATTCTAACATGAATAAATCAGTAGAATTCCTTTTATGTAGGTATCTTAAGGATATTTAAAGGAAAAATAATAAACTGTAAAGAATTTTTTAACATTTTATTTTAGTTAAAAACTATGGAACACGCTTTTTTCAGAAGTCAATGAAATAATCTTAAAAAATATATCACTTTTGTAAAATTAATATTGCGTAATGTGAATTAATATACTAATTGTATCGTGATATAATTTCTTGGCTAATATGAAGAAAGGGGTTTCATCATGAAAAAATTAAACGTTAAATGGGCATTATTGATTGCCATGTTAACATTTATGGCTGCTTGTCTTTTCTCGGATAAGATTCAACGTGAAGTGTCAGCTAATGAAGAGATTCCCGTAGAAGATATCACACCTTATAAAACACCAACTGGCGATGTTAGAAAATTTTTAGGTATTTGGATGACGTCAGGATACAATCTCCAACCACAATCAAATAACTATACTGTAGTTGATAGTTCAACGACTTTGAGAACCGATCAAGGTAGATCTTTTTGGACGACCATATTTACTTTAACATCATGGGCACACTACCAATGGTATGAAACGACTGACGGAACAAAATGGAGCGAAGTTTCAAAGAAAAAT comes from Companilactobacillus pabuli and encodes:
- a CDS encoding DUF47 domain-containing protein; amino-acid sequence: MVFKKKKFDFFVAMEHMSSDALKSSELLNEIINDFDSEKLVKQSQKIHEIETDGDADVKEIMQELYVAFITPIDREDIVQLVDKLDNIIDGINGLTYEFHYLNVQELRPHTEEFMDLICQAVKAVQQSVKEFSHYKNSKTLQKNVDQANHIESLGDNLYTKELSSLFREENIDPIDIIRWQKVYAGFEKVLDACEDCADVITGLVIKNS
- a CDS encoding MucBP domain-containing protein, giving the protein MENDVLSPKVKKLTRDDVEIKVHYVNSLGKDIAKTVTIKGHYLDKLDIPWQEIPGYVLSSVTNFQQTFIPNSDGIYLVYANQLSAPVIVYHRNTEGKLIADPQYLVGDLNREFDTEPLEEANHFLVHSPKKANGQFTSKVQEQEYIYNVLPIKEYRTNKDLFVETSDNVKVFNQPLNKVPLEKTLPYGTSWKVYRAVQETYNGTIWYNLGGNTWVPSTESIATKIIKQTSPRQEMLNSPLAQSAENISYTYSVIDSMPINKSVKVMYYRDQYITAWKTPYGDMDNQRYQGGQNVFVKQLVQLDNYSVWAELKDGYYVESKYLNI
- the hisC gene encoding histidinol-phosphate transaminase: MKKIIQELNPYVPEKPLQQLQDELGLKKIVRLSANENPYGTSPKVKRAILDWDYDLSNRYPDSSAQELRDLVAEKFTLDPSQIVFGVGLDEVIVMLSRVFLQPGDEELVSVPNFSEYALHAEIEEAVIKEVATKKNGQINFTALLENITDKTKLIWLCNPNNPTGTLETVASIEKFVQQVPKETMVLVDEAYIDFVTEQEPATAMDLTKKYPNIVVMRTFSKAYGLANFRVGYAVFSNQIAGEVQKVRLPYNVSSIAQTAAIAAFKDQNFVDQVVAKNALERTKYEDFFQKLDLKFYHSQANFVFFETAAAHELAQVLLENGYLIRTGLRPNWLRLSIGTPKDNLKIQKIMADFFDSVLN
- the hisE gene encoding phosphoribosyl-ATP diphosphatase, translated to MQNLDELYNLIKERQTNPKKGSYTDYLFSEGLDKILKKVGEESTEVIVAAKNPGKPRGDGELVYESADLLYHLCVLWAQQGITFDQIKKELAQREGLMSQFKDRPEIKDL
- a CDS encoding inorganic phosphate transporter translates to MNVALIVTIVLVMAVVFVNGWTDAPNAIATAVSTRVLRPNVAIYIAVVMNFLGALVMTIFNAQVAETISNIVSFDGAGNTSQIALAASLFAIVTWAVAAWWFGIPTSESHALIAGLTGAAMALGGLDAVNINEWWKVIIGLIVSTVFGLGGGYVITKIVIWIFRPINRLIANKFFTFGQAISAMAMAFLHGAQDGQKFMGVFMLTLYYNGLVDKTAGGFTIPIWVMILCSVTMGVGTSVGGMRIIKSVGMDMVKLEKFQGFSADLGAAITLFFSSLFGIPVSTTHTKTTAIMGAGAAKRLSSVDWSIVRDMVWAWVLTFPGCGLIAYFMSKLFMAIF
- the hisF gene encoding imidazole glycerol phosphate synthase subunit HisF, which encodes MLAKRIIPCLDVDNGRVKKGVNFVNLTDVGDPVAIAAEYQKQGADELVFLDISATNQRRKTTINMVEKVSRQVFMPLTIGGGIKSVADMDRLLKAGADKIAINSAAVANPELISQGAQKFGNQCIVVAIDVKKDAGQYFVYVNGGRKKTNLDAISWAKKVVELGAGELLITSMDQDGTKDGFDIKLYQSINQVVDVPIIASGGAGNVSDFSQAFLEANVDGALAASVFHFGELTIADVKQFVKSKGVVVR
- the hisI gene encoding phosphoribosyl-AMP cyclohydrolase, translating into MQPDFSKGLLTTVVTDATTKDVLMVAWMSQESYQKTLTSGQTWFWSRSRKCLWHKGETSGNTQDVVSLTLDCDLDTLLVSVNPHGPACHTGNRTCFFNSVKEG
- the hisA gene encoding 1-(5-phosphoribosyl)-5-[(5-phosphoribosylamino)methylideneamino]imidazole-4-carboxamide isomerase, which codes for MIFPAIDLKNGQSVRLYQGDYQAVTTINEEPIQQALEINKAGIKQLHLVDLDGAKSGQPENLPMIKQIRQNFRGFLELGGGIRTYQIAQQYLNLGIDRIVIGSAALKNPQLVKQLLDDFGSQKIAIGIDGKNGQVATEGWLEQSDVKMTSLISKMNEFGAENFIVTDVSRDGAMQGPNLDLLTNLREEIPQVNLIASGGIRNVEDLKALQKMGIEESIIGKALFEKTISLSQILEVEEC